Proteins co-encoded in one Aethina tumida isolate Nest 87 chromosome 7, icAetTumi1.1, whole genome shotgun sequence genomic window:
- the LOC109595294 gene encoding uncharacterized protein LOC109595294 isoform X6 yields MGFKLLVLFASVFLVANSLVHHERHHGNHQAKHHSHLTKTHHTKIENSHCEWVCNGTSSTTPNNLSTETTTSGNSGGSSGSTGENSSSGSEGGGNGSGNSSPSRGPGNSSTGVTPSGEDTSGTSESSSSRPSPTNPSSSGPKTTIPAGGNPNTVSPSGGNGSGNSSPSRGPGNSSTGVTPSGEDTSGTSESSSSSPINPSSSGPKTTIPAGGNPITVSGGPSQSSSSPGNPSTSGSNGSGTGNDNSSSTSSPSGGNNGGSDTTQSGGGNNNNGSGLKLNVVYIVESELLAIFNRSAKVASILDIKNNISLDVNANNNIGFVLDVTNQILYEIKNNENLWNGSISIEAYLKSLGSLSGVLQDAKKENNKIDINNIPSDILSELNSIRLQLGVSPDYSIVDKIRSVTINIALLHGPLGGSSKNNLNIVINGGLIWFTNVIIGISGVVNGLDGGLNPNTSLDYGRLLNEPNGIAILTELLLEISQHQDIGSLGLKAISDVSGLLRILVALTGGRTEGVDGIINIAYQIDLLVNGHGSLDNLITSLIQAIQPTRIAQEVQEFQQTLQELLKLVTQLSQKGNSDGLQRLRQIIQQIAGGSWSSNGINISAIIKQLTQGNGGLEIIIRVLQSLGPNIVGSDHGINGLIQVIIKSLNGTYGQQILNNLIPGINLGSLNPANILQSIEKAGNLSGGIGEISKIPVIGQIVKQIQNSFNGSLNLGNILNITGIENAFKNPLNIINQFGQGIENGIGSILNITNNIIPHIPGIPNFGSIFPGLPNIFGGGNGNSGESGGSSGNDGSSGNGGASGNGGASGNGGASGSGGANGSGGASGSGGASGSGGASGSGGASGSGGASGSGSGGASGSGSGSGSGGGSGSGGGSGSGGASGNGSASGSGSGGVSVGGEGSVSGGGSISGGLPFPIIGGGGSGSGSGSGSGSGSGEGGFHFGFKKHHGKHAEHAKEHHSVHGKAHHNKHAEHESEVHNIHPSLQHHEKAHHHLKHDHSHHEKTHHHEKASHHETHHEKAHHEAHHEKAHHEAKHHGQPLREMDLI; encoded by the exons ATGGGTTTCAAACTGCTAGTTCTGTTTGCGAGCGTTTTCCTTGTTGCAAATTCTTTGGTACACCATGAAAGACACCATGGAAATCATCAAGCGAAACATCACA GTCATTTAACCAAGACACATCATACAAAAATCGAAAATTCACACTGCGAATGGGTATGCAACGGAACCTCTTCAACAACtccaaataatttatctaCTGAAACAACCACTTCTGGTAACAGTGGTGGTTCTAGTGGTAGCACTGGGGAAAATTCCAGTAGCGGATCTGAAGGTGGAGGAAATGGATCAGGCAATTCATCTCCTAGCCGTGGTCCAGGAAATTCATCTACTGGAGTAACTCCTTCTGGAGAGGATACATCAGGTACATCAGAAAGTTCATCCAGTAGGCCAAGTCCTACTAACCCAAGTAGTTCTGGTCCAAAAACAACTATCCCTGCTGGAGGAAACCCCAACACAGTTTCACCCAGTGGAGGAAATGGATCAGGTAATTCATCTCCTAGCCGTGGTCCAGGAAATTCATCTACTGGAGTAACTCCTTCTGGAGAGGATACATCAGGTACATCAGAAAGTTCATCCAGTAGTCCTATTAACCCAAGTAGTTCTGGTCCAAAAACAACTATCCCTGCTGGAGGAAACCCCATCACCGTTTCTGGAGGTCCATCTCAAAGTTCTAGCTCACCAGGTAATCCCAGTACCTCTGGATCTAACGGTTCAGGTACTGGCAATGACAACAGTTCAAGTACTTCCAGTCCTTCGGGAGGTAACAATGGAGGATCTGATACAACACAAAGTGGCGGaggaaacaataataatg gtAGCGGCCTCAAGCTTAATGTAGTCTACATCGTAGAATCGGAACTATTAGCCATTTTCAATCGTTCTGCCAAGGTGGCCTCAATCTTGGACATTAAGAACAATATATCACTAGATGTGAATGCCAACAACAACATTGGATTTGTTTTGGATGTGACCAACCAAATCCTTTATGAAATTAAGAACAATGAGAACCTTTGGAATGGCAGCATCTCTATCGAAGCTTATCTTAAATCATTAGGATCTTTATCTGGCGTCCTTCAGGATgctaaaaaagaaaacaacaaaattgataTCAACAACATCCCGAGTGATATTTTGTCAGAGTTGAACTCAATTAGACTTCAACTTGGGGTAAGCCCTGACTATTCAATTGTTGATAAGATCCGCAgcgtaacaataaatattgcttTGCTGCACGGACCTTTAGGAGGTTCATCCAAGAATAACCTCAACATAGTTATTAATGGAGGCCTAATTTGGTTTACTAATGTAATTATTGGCATAAGTGGTGTTGTAAATGGTTTGGACGGCGGTCTTAATCCGAACACATCCTTAGACTATGGACGCCTCTTAAATGAACCCAATGGCATAGCAATTTTAACTGAACTATTGTTGGAAATTTCTCAACATCAAGACATAGGTTCTCTGGGATTAAAAGCGATTTCCGATGTGTCCGGCTTGCTTCGTATTCTTGTTGCATTAACAGGTGGAAGAACTGAAGGAGTGGatggaattattaatattgcttaTCAAATAGATTTGTTAGTTAATGGACACGGATCTTTGGATAATCTTATTACAAGTCTCATTCAGGCTATACAACCAACAAGGATAGCACAGGAAGTTCAagaatttcaacaaactttgcaAGAACTTTTGAAATTAGTCACACAATTGTCACAAAAGGGAAATTCAGATGGTCTTCAGAGACTTCGTCAAATTATACAACAGATTGCCGGCGGTTCCTGGTCATCAAATGGCATTAACATCTCtgctattattaaacaattaactcAAGGCAATGGTGGACTAGAAATAATCATTAGGGTTCTACAATCGCTTGGTCCAAATATCGTTGGATCCGACCATGGAATTAATGGTTTAATTCAAGTTATCATCAAATCTTTAAATGGAACTTATGGCCAGCAAATATTGAATAACCTTATTCCTGGAATTAACCTAGGCAGTTTGAACCCAGCCAATATTCTTCAATCAATCGAAAAGGCCGGAAACTTATCAGGCGGTATTGGTGAGATTTCTAAGATTCCAGTAATTGGTCAAATCGTAAAACAAATCCAGAATTCATTTAATGGATCTTTGAACCTCGgcaatatcttaaatataacAGGAATAGAGAACGCATTCAAGAATCCTTTGAACATCATCAACCAATTTGGACAAGGAATTGAAAATGGCATCGGTAGCATCTTGAATATTACAA ATAATATTATTCCCCATATCCCTGGAATCCCCAACTTTGGCAGTATTTTCCCTGGTTTGCCTAATATTTTCGGTGGTGGTAATGGAAATTCAGGAGAAAGTGGTGGTTCTAGCGGAAATGATGGTTCAAGTGGAAATGGCGGTGCAAGCGGAAACGGCGGCGCAAGTGGAAACGGCGGCGCAAGTGGTAGCGGCGGTGCTAACGGAAGCGGCGGTGCTAGTGGTAGCGGCGGTGCTAGCGGAAGCGGCGGTGCTAGCGGAAGCGGCGGTGCTAGCGGAAGCGGCGGTGCTAGCGGAAGCGGAAGCGGCGGAGCAAGCGGAAGCGGAAGTGGTAGCGGAAGCGGCGGTGGAAGCGGAAGCGGCGGTGGAAGCGGAAGCGGCGGTGCAAGCGGAAACGGCAGTGCAAGTGGTAGCGGTAGCGGTGGTGTAAGCGTAGGTGGAGAAGGCAGCGTCAGTGGCGGTGGATCCATTAGCGGAG gattACCATTCCCAATTATCGGAGGAGGTGGCAGCGGCAGTGGAAGCGGCAGTGGAAGCGGCAGCGGAAGCGGTGAAGGTGGATTCCATTTTGGATTTa aaaaacatCACGGAAAACATGCCGAACAtg ctaAAGAACACCATTCAGTCCATGGAAAGGCACACCACAACAAACATGCTGAACATGAATCCGAAGTGCACAACATTCATCCAAGCCTCCAACACCACGAGAAAGCCCACCATCATTTGAAACATGACCATTCTCACCACGAGAAGACCCACCATCACGAGAAGGCTTCGCACCATGAAACCCATCATGAAAAGGCTCACCATGAAGCCCATCATGAAAAGGCTCACCATGAAGCTAAACATCATGGACAACCACTTCGTGAAAtggatttaatataa